Sequence from the Sphingobium indicum B90A genome:
GACTCCGCTGTCCAATCGCTCGATCACCTCAAGAACTTTGGCCGTGCGTCCATCCACGATCAAGTCATAAGGACGCAAGCCATCGAGTTGCGGATGCGGAGATTGAAGCCACAGCCGTACCTCATCCGGCTCATAGAAGTCCGCAAGCCTGGCAGCGACCCAGCGCAATTGGGCCATTGCAGTCTGCTTG
This genomic interval carries:
- a CDS encoding antitoxin Xre/MbcA/ParS toxin-binding domain-containing protein; translated protein: MTAANLHRETAVSRLVGELKAMGGLKGRDLANMLGVSPPTVSRWSKGEADPTIDKQTAMAQLRWVAARLADFYEPDEVRLWLQSPHPQLDGLRPYDLIVDGRTAKVLEVIERLDSGVYL